The genomic interval GCATTCGAACGCTTCCTGCATGCGCCAGCCAGCGACGTGTCGCCATTGGTCAAGGCGGCATTGGCGCATGTGCAGTTCGAGACGATCCATCCTTTCAGCGATGGCAACGGCCGGCTGGGGCGGTTGCTGATCGCATTGATCCTGTGCAATGAAGGCGTGCTGCGCGAACCGAGTCTGTATCTGAGCCTGTTCTTCAAGCGGCATCGCGCCCAGTACTACGAGCGCCTCAACGCCGTGCGCACCGAGGGGGACTGGGAAGGATGGCTGAGCTTCTTCCTCGACGGCGTCGCGGATACGGCGCAGCAAGCGGTCAGCACCGCGCAGCGTTTGCTGGCGCTATTGGCGCAAGATCGCGCGCGCATCGCCGGCCTGGGCACGCGTGCCGGCAATGTCGGACTGGTGTTCGAGCAATTCGCGCGCAGGGTGCTGCTTGGCGTGCCGCAGGTGCAACCGCATCTGGCGTTGAGCGCACCGACGATCCGCGCGGCCATCCGGACCCTGCAGGAACTGACGATCGTCAACGAACTCACCGGCCAGCAGCGGCATCGCGTCTTCGCCTATCAGGCGTACCTGGACATCCTCAGCGAAGGTGCGCAGCCGCTATGAACGTATCTGCGCCCATTTATGCAGACGTGCCGTCCGCATGCCTTGGCCGCGACGCCGCTGCACATGCTTCGCTTCATTTCCTCCTTTTCCTTGGTCGACCCGCATGAACTACCCCGGCTACCCCTTCACCCCGCAGCGTTTCCAGGTCCGCCCGGGGCTGCACATGTCCTACCTCGACGAAGGCCCGCGCGACGGCGAGGTGGTCGTGATGCTGCACGGCAATCCGTCGTGGAGCTACTTGTGGCGGCATCTGGTGACCGGGCTGTCGGACCGTTACCGTTGCATCGTGCCCGACCACATCGGCATGGGGCTGTCGGACAAGCCGGACGACGCGCCGGGCGCGCAGCCTGGCTACGACTA from Xanthomonas sp. DAR 34887 carries:
- a CDS encoding Fic family protein; translation: MPPRRATGHYVSGSLAGSRYQAFVPDPLPPSPPLDLAAPELIARKERADQALGRLDGITLMLPDPELFLYHYVRKEALLSSQIEGTQSSLSDLLLFELDEAPGVPLDDVEEVSNYVAALNHGLRRLRQDDFPLSLRLIREMHALLLRGGRGAGKRPGEFRAGQVWIGGASPALAHFVPPPPDALETVLDAFERFLHAPASDVSPLVKAALAHVQFETIHPFSDGNGRLGRLLIALILCNEGVLREPSLYLSLFFKRHRAQYYERLNAVRTEGDWEGWLSFFLDGVADTAQQAVSTAQRLLALLAQDRARIAGLGTRAGNVGLVFEQFARRVLLGVPQVQPHLALSAPTIRAAIRTLQELTIVNELTGQQRHRVFAYQAYLDILSEGAQPL